Below is a genomic region from Betta splendens chromosome 8, fBetSpl5.4, whole genome shotgun sequence.
ACTGtttgcctaatccctgcctaATCCCAGTTtgtgtgctgtgcgtttgggtcctcaccTTGCTGACAGAGCCAAAGGCCGGCATCCTGCGACAGACAGccgagagccagatgcatcGTGTTTGtgcgctgaaagaagcacaactgaatttaacaaacaaacgttcagacattgctttacatttttaacaaaaggttgtattttaacagtgtgtttgaataaagacattgtttctaagtcgttcagcagctttttattttgaatcaaagcagacagctgttataaagccacagattcttcaaaAGCCTCTGgttttgttgtcttttcatGGAGTCTCTGTGATGATATGCGACTGGCCGATATTGCCGACAAAaggattaaattaattattgaattagtattagagttgctgccccCCAAGCTATTGCACAGGCTAACATTAGTAGCATAAGCTAGCGCTACTTCTAACAGTACAAAacgggagaagcagcagcttataactctactcaaacttcacagtgcaaggtaaaacaataaacagtcgAATATATATTACTTACTGATTGCTCATTCCACTgttctgtcctggctgttttttctggtttgtccttggcaTCCTAAGGCTAGTTTCGACTGCTGCCCTGTTTAGATGCAGTGCAAAACTAATAATCCATAACACACACATTCCCccatcagcagtagaatccacaacttcaGCCAAGGGGCAGTGGTGAATctgatattgcctacaaaatgaaatagtaatattgaattagttACTGCCAGCCACTCAGAGCTAATACACAAGCTAGCATTAGCAACGTATGCTAATGCTACTTCTGGCAGTACAAAATacaccaagcagcagctcgtaactttaaaggagactgatcatacagctttttactctaaagaatattggacttcaatgtctcagcaAGGTCCCTGTACCTTTTCATTCTATAAAACCCTATTGATCGTCCACAcagcccctgtcaatgtgtggttttcagtcacACTCAGTGAACAggctgttttctgggcgtgtcgcaagagaagctgctcgccacacctctgtgcggaagcgcataccttttttttttttttcttggcgTTATTGGTACGAGCCACCACAGGGTTAGGATACGATAGGTGGCAGTAGCGCGAAATTGTGggtgcaatccaccgcaatcctccacagaaaaAGAAGACCCATTACAGGACTCACAGCATGCACGGTAATTGAATACATTCTAACAGACAATGGCTAGCTGGTCCGGTAGTATAGTACGGCCATACGTCTatgatcccgaatctgaccctgacgctgaagaggaggctgttgaagtcaccacatttcggatGATACAAGATGTGTCACAATGGTAATTTCTCACTTACATCAATTTATTTCAGTTATACAAGGGTTAGGGTTAGCGTGATTAGTGGTTCTTGCGGTTACCTGTTGCTACTGTTTATGCTAGCAGTTGCTAGTATTAGGTTGCTAATGGCCGATGCAGCTTGAATTACCTGAACAAGACATTGTTGACATGACTTACTAAAAGtggttaatagaaaacactgcttaGGTTTTAATTATACGTATATATAAAAGCATGTTTGGGAGCAGAGCTCAACTAAATAATCTAAAAAcatatgttaaatgtttgtcttgttcttgtttgttctgctgctgtgactgaaaaTGTATCTAAAATGGGATTATTATAGTTTTAGTTGAAGATTATATATTCccatatttgtgttttaaataggtGCCAATGTGGAAAGTGCCAGTCTATGCCTACAGAGGCTgaaaactgttgctgtcaagagaTTGCACAGGTATGTATAacaattttattaatataaagtgGGGTTTGATATCAATCTTTAGATTAACCTTACCACTTGTTTTGAAACTAAGGTTCAGAGACGTCTGAATCAGTTGCCAAACCCATCATCATGTATGGTTTACCAGTATgcctgtatgtacagtatgaattgTTATTCTTTACAGAAAGAATTTAATATTTATCGGGCAGATTATGGACGGTTGCCTGTGCGTGGAATAAACCAGTTAGTGTCACATCATTTTATAAACACTTTATTAATTACAGATGAATCAAAGCATGACCTACTTGAGAGGGCGTAGGTTTAAATTACCAATTAACCTAACGGTTTTTACAGCCTTTTATAATGtatatgacattttaaaaattctGTTACAAAAATTCTTGCTATAATTATAAAGAGCATGTTTAGTAGCCAAGTACTAACATGAAACTAATAAATATAGCAATTTCCTGGATTAGAAGTCTTTGATAAAcctgacatgtttgtttgtgtcaagTCGTTACAGGTTTCTGTCATACAGAAGTTTtgtgagttggtgttagggattTCTGGGACGAAGAGTCAGGGTAGTCATTCCCTCATGCGTGGTGCTGCATATCAGAGCCGAGTTCCCCGACGGACAAGGGAACTATGTTGGATTCAGACCACCAGTGGAATAACTTCTGAAGTACCTTTTTCATAAGggacaaagctttttttttctttccaagaattttatttttactatttattcCCTTTATGGTTATCCTGTGATGCTTGGTTCACATGCAGAATGTGCAGTTTAAATACTATATTTTCATCAAtaaaagttaagttattaagctATATGTCTATATGAGTTCATTGAAGTCAGTCCAATCTTAGTCCAAGCTAATTTTTATtgttaatcaaacattattttgacagttcaattcaatttataaaGCGCCAAATttcaacaaagttatctcaaggcactttacaaagtaaggtttaagaccttacacaactaaacccaacaaatcccacttacagcaagcatttaatttgacagcaacagtggagaggaaaaacttcctctgtaacgaggaagaaacctccagcagaaccaggctggttttgggcggccatctgcctcgaccggttggggtgaggggatagagagggagaaaagcacagcaacaacagagtacaggcaggatggttggaccagggactggacacaggcaggatggttggacacaggcaggatggttggaccagggactggacacaggcaggatggttggacacaggcaggatggttggaccagggactggacacaggcaggatggttggacaccgttagctgcccatcacagacaccaaactttgagtcctatgatacctgtaggtgaagacagagagagggggagaggatcactatcctacattttacaggcagccagtgcagagaagctaatgtagtagaaatgtgatctctttctaagtccttcATGGCATCACTGTAGAAGATAGGAAACAAAATGGTACACTACTGAAGTGTCTCGTGTCATATTTAGGTTACAACTTTCTATAGTTTATataaaaaatggcaaaaaaagGAAGAGCCGTAATAGGGCGTGAAGTAAGTTTTTAACCTAGTTTTGCTGTGGGTTGTTGAATCGTGAAACCATAGCATCGATGACCTCCCTTCTGTCAGGCCGCTCAAAATCTGCACAAAGGGGCGCTGGAACAGGAATGTTCCAAAGTTCCTCCATATACCTTCccgggtccagcaggactttctCGAAGATAGTGTCAAGCAGATTTTCAACGTAATCTAGACCAAAGTATATGAAAGAAGGCAAACTATTACAGTAATTGATATTGTATCTGTTTTTGAGGACTgttattcactttttttttataacacatacaaacacaacgTAAAAGAGGTGAACTTACAAAACGTCGGTGCTGCTTTAAGTGGTTTAGCAACACACTCGCCCCTCTTTGCCTTTGGAAATAAAATCTTGTACAGcaggtctccagcagcagaggtagCCTGTGATCGGTCTGCATTTTCATTGAAATGCAATGTGGCAAGGTAGAGTCTATGAGGACAACATTATATCACTCAATGTGGTGTCCACGTTATAATAACTGAGGATTTTTAAACTGGCAAATACCTGTATAGCATTCCattataggaaaaaaaacacactctttTGGGCAAATCGAATTATTACACTGTGGAATGCTTCTAACAATGAGGTCTGGTGAAGGGGGCTCAGCTTCTATGCGTCCTTTAGTATTCTTTTATTAGTCATAATTTTCTCCAACTTTTGAAGAGATGGGGAACCTACGACAGCATAAAAATGATTTGTAACCAAACGAACATTTTAGGaaaaaagtactgtatgttctattttttatttaccttttgaCAGCCATTTATGTTTGTCTCGAGTGTGCTTCACAGGATGAAGGCAATTTGGGAAACTCGGATCCTCATGAGTATGTACATCCTGGACATGATTTATGAGAGACATCCATTTGGCTATTCTCTCTGGTCCTGTTGATGATGTGGCAGCAGTCCAATAAATGTGATTTCTGATCGCCTTTATCCACGTCTGTAGCTTTTCACATTCTTTAGTTTTTGAGGCATTCTCCAACTTCTTAGTGATTCCTGTAAAAGTAAGGCAATTTGTGATGGCAGAACAAGTTATTCCAAAAGgacacaaaaaatatatatatgtctgGAGTAATACATATACCTTTCTCTATGTGCCACACATCGTAGAATTGCATTATCTTCTCCTCTCTCAACATTTTCTGAATGGCTGGATGACGATCAGTTACTATTGAATCCAATTTGACTCCATGCTGTGACATTTTAGCCAAGCTCCGCCTTAGTCCCTCTTTCTCCATATTGTGGCTTCCACCGACCTCATTACTCTAAATATCAAATGAaggtaaaaaaacatgtaaacatgtttcATGTGACACAAATCACGAGTTCATTATTACATTGACTGTCAACTGACCTGAACCAACTGCAAATCCACCACTCTGTTGATCGTGAGGTCCACCATGGTATAGCTTCCATATTTAGCCGAGTGCCCTGGCACATAAAAAGGAAATGCTATTTTCTCTCACGAACTTGGTATATCTATTACACAGACACGTATGTTTGGGGGGGTAAAGGGTGAGAAGTACTGAATTTTTTCAGGATTAAAATGTGGTTATTGTTAAAATTGTGGTACTTCTTATCAAATGACATACAGTCCATCAAACACTGATTAGTTATTACCTGGCGAGTCAGCCCTCATATCACCTCCAAAAATAACCTTGTCCTTCTGACTTAGGTGAAGGAGTATGGAATTCTGCCAGGTTTTCCAGACACTGATGATAGCAGGTTCCACAAAGCTCCTGGAATGTTGCCGGAAAGTGTTGAATTCGAACATATAGAGCTTCATCGGCCTTGCAATCTGTAAATAGCACAAACCACAATGACTTGtacaataaatatgaaatgtTGGGTTTAGTTGCTGAAAAAAAATACATAGAAATTACTCACGTTTTGAAATTTGAAAGACGAAGCGCCACTGATGTAAattgcagcagacagatgaatgTTGCCTGCTAGGGTACTACCAACTAAAGGTTGGCTATTCCATCTTTTGaaaaacagacagtgtgtgGAGTGAGGTACTTTTTACAGCActgaaaaacaagagcagatgGATCGCATTGACATAATATATGATCCATATATCTCTAATATATGTGTACATCAATTAGAATAATCAACAGCCAGTTATTCAGATGAACTTACGAAGTGTCAATTTCAGATCTGGATGTTGTAGTATCTCCAGGTTTATAGGTTTCATCATGCTGAAGGGAAGGCTCAGTGACTGAGGATCCCTCTAAaggatcatcatcctcctccagctccaaacaTGCTCGCTTAGATGGTCTTTTAATTGGTGTAGATGACAGGACAGGTAATTGAAAAGCACCAACTGTGCTGACACCAAAGTCTCTGCTTTCAACTGTAGCCTGTTTAcctagcaaagaaaaaaaatcttctaAATCAAATCTAGAATAGTATACAGAATACTGAATAGTGCCATACTGTTGTAacaatcaaaatataaaaacaatcatcatactgtacatccctTTACTCCTGTGGTGAGCTTCTAATGTTCTGCGAGATAGCTGTGTCCCAACAGCCCGCAGTGCTGTCTGGGTTTGACAGCCCACCGCCTTGCGTTTGCGTACCTGCGATGTGTCCGCCTGTAGAAAAACGCCGTTATATTTATTGCTCCCTCACATCTTACACAGTAACTGACCGGATAAGCAAAACACATTGAAACACAAAGTAACTAAATTGAATTGTTACTGTGACATTTCAACCAGACAAAAGCTCGCTCTACTGCGC
It encodes:
- the LOC121202406 gene encoding uncharacterized protein LOC121202406, whose translation is MKLYMFEFNTFRQHSRSFVEPAIISVWKTWQNSILLHLSQKDKVIFGGDMRADSPGHSAKYGSYTMVDLTINRVVDLQLVQSNEVGGSHNMEKEGLRRSLAKMSQHGVKLDSIVTDRHPAIQKMLREEKIMQFYDVWHIEKGITKKLENASKTKECEKLQTWIKAIRNHIYWTAATSSTGPERIAKWMSLINHVQDVHTHEDPSFPNCLHPVKHTRDKHKWLSKGSPSLQKLEKIMTNKRILKDA